The Nitriliruptor alkaliphilus DSM 45188 genome includes a region encoding these proteins:
- the groL gene encoding chaperonin GroEL (60 kDa chaperone family; promotes refolding of misfolded polypeptides especially under stressful conditions; forms two stacked rings of heptamers to form a barrel-shaped 14mer; ends can be capped by GroES; misfolded proteins enter the barrel where they are refolded when GroES binds), with amino-acid sequence MAKILSFSEDARKGLERGVNKLADAVKVTLGPRGRNVVIDKKWGAPTITKDGVTVAREIELEDAYENMGAQLAKEVATKTNDVAGDGTTTATVLAQAIVKEGLRNVAAGANPMSLKRGMDKAVEHVVEEIASQSREIETQDEIAQIAAISANNDPVIGKTLADAMDKVGKDGVITVEESQTFGMELDFVEGMQFDKGYISPYMVTDPERMEVEFEDPYILIANSKISAVQDLLPILEKVMQGGRPLVVIAEDLEGEALATLVVNKIRGTFQSAAVKAPGFGERRKAMLQDIAVLTGGQVISEEVGLKLETATLDLLGRARKVVITKDDTTIVEGAGSDDDIKGRINQIKAEVDKTDSDWDREKLQERLAKLSGGVAVVKVGAATETELKEVKHRIEDALSATRAAVEEGIVAGGGAALLQAEAGLDKLELDGDEATGAKIIRAALSSPLYWIASNAGLEGSVVVEKVRAMSAGEGLNALTGEYEDLLKAGIIDPSKVTRSALQNASSIAGLLLTTEALIADKPEPESAPAGGGGHDHGMGGMDF; translated from the coding sequence ATGGCCAAGATCCTCAGCTTCAGCGAGGACGCCCGCAAGGGACTCGAGCGCGGCGTCAACAAGCTCGCCGACGCCGTCAAGGTCACGCTCGGCCCCCGCGGTCGTAACGTCGTGATCGACAAGAAGTGGGGCGCCCCCACGATCACCAAGGACGGCGTGACCGTCGCTCGGGAGATCGAACTGGAGGACGCCTACGAGAACATGGGCGCCCAGCTCGCCAAGGAGGTCGCCACCAAGACCAACGACGTGGCCGGTGACGGCACCACCACGGCGACGGTCCTGGCCCAGGCGATCGTCAAGGAAGGCCTCCGCAACGTCGCGGCCGGCGCCAACCCGATGTCGCTCAAGCGCGGCATGGACAAGGCCGTCGAGCACGTCGTCGAGGAGATCGCGAGCCAGTCGCGCGAGATCGAGACCCAGGACGAGATCGCCCAGATCGCGGCCATCTCGGCCAACAACGACCCCGTCATCGGCAAGACCCTCGCCGACGCGATGGACAAGGTCGGCAAGGACGGTGTCATCACCGTCGAGGAGTCGCAGACCTTCGGCATGGAGCTCGACTTCGTCGAGGGCATGCAGTTCGACAAGGGCTACATCTCGCCCTACATGGTCACCGACCCCGAGCGCATGGAGGTCGAGTTCGAGGACCCCTACATCCTCATCGCGAACTCGAAGATCTCCGCGGTCCAGGACCTGCTCCCGATCCTCGAGAAGGTCATGCAGGGCGGTCGCCCGCTCGTCGTGATCGCCGAGGACCTCGAGGGTGAGGCGCTGGCCACGCTGGTGGTCAACAAGATCCGCGGCACCTTCCAGTCGGCGGCCGTCAAGGCTCCCGGGTTCGGTGAGCGCCGCAAGGCCATGCTGCAGGACATCGCCGTCCTGACCGGTGGCCAGGTCATCTCCGAGGAGGTCGGTCTCAAGCTCGAGACGGCCACCCTCGACCTGCTCGGTCGCGCCCGCAAGGTCGTGATCACCAAGGACGACACCACCATCGTCGAGGGTGCGGGTTCGGACGACGACATCAAGGGCCGGATCAACCAGATCAAGGCCGAGGTCGACAAGACCGACTCCGACTGGGACCGCGAGAAGCTCCAGGAGCGCCTCGCGAAGCTCTCCGGCGGCGTCGCGGTGGTCAAGGTCGGTGCCGCGACCGAGACCGAGCTCAAGGAGGTCAAGCACCGCATCGAGGACGCCCTGTCCGCGACGCGTGCGGCTGTCGAGGAGGGCATCGTCGCCGGTGGTGGCGCCGCGCTGCTGCAGGCCGAGGCCGGTCTCGACAAGCTCGAGCTCGACGGTGACGAGGCGACCGGTGCCAAGATCATCCGCGCCGCCCTGTCCTCGCCGCTGTACTGGATCGCCTCGAACGCGGGCCTCGAGGGCTCCGTCGTCGTCGAGAAGGTCCGTGCGATGAGCGCTGGCGAGGGTCTCAACGCCCTCACCGGCGAGTACGAGGACCTGCTGAAGGCCGGCATCATCGACCCCTCGAAGGTCACCCGGTCGGCGCTGCAGAACGCCTCGTCGATCGCCGGTCTGCTCCTGACCACCGAGGCGCTGATCGCCGACAAGCCGGAGCCCGAGTCGGCCCCGGCCGGTGGCGGCGGTCACGACCACGGCATGGGCGGCATGGACTTCTGA
- the groES gene encoding co-chaperone GroES: MSKDVKIKPLEDRVIVTLDQSEQTTASGLVIPDTAKEKPQQGTVVAVGPGKRSDTTGDVIQMDVNSGDTVLFSKYGGTEVKVDGEEYLILSARDILAIVG, translated from the coding sequence TTGAGCAAGGACGTCAAGATCAAGCCGCTCGAGGACCGTGTCATCGTCACGCTCGATCAGAGCGAGCAGACCACCGCCTCCGGCCTGGTCATCCCGGACACCGCCAAGGAGAAGCCCCAGCAGGGCACCGTCGTGGCCGTGGGCCCGGGCAAGCGCTCGGACACCACCGGCGACGTCATCCAGATGGACGTCAACAGCGGCGACACCGTCCTGTTCTCCAAGTACGGCGGCACCGAGGTCAAGGTCGACGGCGAGGAGTACCTCATCCTCTCCGCCCGCGACATCCTCGCGATCGTCGGCTGA
- a CDS encoding LPXTG cell wall anchor domain-containing protein has translation MNRTRTRALLAAAALGVATIAFPVAASASEAAETCNHLHPDLEKIEGGSGSYTDVTAHGTISWDGATLTYDLNPGWTLDICLKSATNVERTDGLTGAGSVSTSTGQDISHIAYGLDFEEPSDDDGDTDDDGVATDDDGTDDDGTDDDGTDDDGVATDDDGTDDGTDEDGTDDDGTEVQPGGEVAPVDGDGDDDGTVTEVPVDVLPATLDSRLPNTGSDVPALLAAAALALGLGGTALVRTRRGATSA, from the coding sequence ATGAACCGCACCCGTACGCGAGCCCTGCTCGCCGCCGCCGCACTCGGCGTCGCAACCATCGCGTTCCCCGTCGCCGCGAGCGCGTCGGAAGCCGCGGAGACCTGCAACCACCTGCACCCTGACCTCGAGAAGATCGAGGGCGGATCCGGCTCGTACACCGACGTCACCGCGCACGGCACCATCTCGTGGGACGGCGCGACCCTGACCTACGACCTGAACCCGGGGTGGACCCTCGACATCTGCCTCAAGTCCGCGACGAACGTGGAGCGGACAGACGGCCTGACCGGCGCAGGCAGCGTGTCGACCAGCACGGGGCAGGACATCTCGCACATCGCCTACGGCCTCGACTTCGAGGAGCCCTCTGACGACGACGGTGACACCGACGATGACGGCGTCGCCACGGACGACGACGGCACCGACGACGACGGCACCGACGACGACGGCACCGACGACGACGGCGTCGCCACGGACGACGACGGCACCGACGACGGCACCGACGAGGACGGCACCGACGACGACGGCACCGAGGTGCAGCCCGGCGGCGAGGTCGCGCCCGTCGATGGTGACGGTGACGACGACGGCACCGTGACCGAGGTGCCGGTCGATGTCCTGCCGGCCACGCTCGACAGCCGGCTGCCCAACACCGGTTCGGACGTGCCCGCCCTGCTGGCGGCTGCGGCCCTGGCCCTCGGCCTCGGTGGGACCGCGCTCGTGCGGACCCGTCGCGGTGCCACCAGCGCCTAG
- a CDS encoding transcriptional regulator, which translates to MSATERQLQLGARLRRIRAQQGLSLAQVEERSGGRWKAVVVGAYERGDRAITIERLAALASFYDVPIAHLLPAEVTEARPTPDERCILLDLTRLAAHDESTDAVGAIARFARRIQLQRGDHAGRVLTLRDADVRTIALAAGVEPLDLQDELKVRGLVGASA; encoded by the coding sequence ATGAGCGCGACCGAACGCCAGCTCCAGCTGGGTGCACGCCTACGACGCATCCGGGCGCAGCAGGGCCTGTCGCTCGCGCAGGTCGAGGAACGCTCCGGTGGCCGCTGGAAGGCCGTCGTGGTCGGCGCGTACGAGCGCGGCGACCGCGCCATCACGATCGAGCGGCTCGCGGCGCTCGCCAGCTTCTACGACGTCCCGATCGCGCACCTGCTGCCCGCCGAGGTCACCGAGGCACGCCCCACGCCGGACGAGCGCTGCATCCTGCTCGACCTGACCCGGCTGGCCGCCCACGACGAGAGCACCGACGCCGTCGGCGCGATCGCCCGGTTCGCGCGCCGCATCCAGCTCCAGCGTGGCGACCACGCCGGGCGCGTGCTCACCCTGCGGGATGCCGACGTGCGGACCATCGCGCTGGCCGCGGGGGTGGAACCGCTCGACCTCCAGGACGAGCTGAAGGTCCGCGGGCTGGTCGGTGCGTCCGCCTGA
- a CDS encoding GNAT family N-acetyltransferase, with product MKRTRLRWRRVVPGELETVAARLANWASPAGGAQRHMFALSAIESFGAEAVRLAADDERWAAAVVFPGRLVVPCGDAEAITAAGLPTRRWRLLVADVAAGDALLSGLGEDPQLVVHDQRFLLVDPDRVPSPREVPDPGLRRAEPADLPKLAALAVRLHVDDRFGPDPGRAGERGYRQRLEQTVRQGLVSCVGPVGDPVFKLERSVSSRRWGVQLAGIVADPEVRGQGLGRAAVAAAVRTAIAEGPRTRPISLHVRADNHPALAAYAAAGFVDREAWRLAVRT from the coding sequence GTGAAGCGCACCCGCCTCCGTTGGCGCCGGGTCGTGCCGGGCGAGCTCGAGACCGTCGCCGCCCGGTTGGCGAACTGGGCGTCGCCGGCCGGGGGCGCGCAACGCCACATGTTCGCGCTGTCGGCCATCGAATCGTTCGGGGCCGAAGCGGTGCGACTCGCGGCCGACGACGAACGCTGGGCCGCGGCCGTGGTCTTCCCCGGCCGCCTCGTGGTGCCGTGCGGGGACGCCGAGGCCATCACGGCCGCGGGGCTGCCGACCCGGCGGTGGCGGCTGCTGGTGGCGGACGTCGCCGCCGGTGACGCGCTCCTCAGCGGCCTCGGCGAGGATCCGCAACTGGTCGTGCACGACCAGCGGTTCCTGCTGGTCGACCCCGACCGCGTCCCGAGCCCACGTGAGGTGCCCGACCCGGGCCTGCGGCGAGCCGAGCCTGCGGACCTGCCGAAGCTGGCCGCGCTGGCGGTCCGTCTGCACGTCGACGACCGGTTCGGCCCCGATCCTGGTCGGGCCGGCGAGCGGGGCTACCGTCAACGGCTCGAGCAGACCGTGCGCCAGGGGCTGGTCTCGTGCGTCGGCCCGGTCGGCGATCCCGTCTTCAAGCTGGAACGCTCGGTCTCGAGCCGACGCTGGGGCGTCCAGCTCGCCGGCATCGTCGCCGACCCCGAGGTGCGGGGGCAGGGCCTCGGCCGCGCGGCGGTCGCCGCTGCGGTCCGGACGGCGATCGCCGAGGGACCGCGGACCCGACCGATCTCGTTGCACGTGCGGGCCGACAACCACCCGGCGCTGGCCGCCTACGCGGCGGCGGGCTTCGTTGACCGTGAGGCCTGGAGGTTGGCGGTCCGCACCTGA
- the tsaD gene encoding tRNA (adenosine(37)-N6)-threonylcarbamoyltransferase complex transferase subunit TsaD, producing MIVLGIETSCDETAVGIVEDRLTLRSNVIASQIELHAPYGGVVPEVAARAHLEQLLPTIDHALVEAGVRLSDVDAIAVTHGPGLIGALLVGVSAAKGLALAHDLPLLGVNHLRAHVEVAQLEHGELEPPLAALVVSGGHTSIVAMDADGRFRQLGGTIDDAAGEAFDKIARFIGLGYPGGPEIDRLARDGDPTAFRFPRAMAGSGDYDVSLSGLKTAVIRELRRLEAAGIEPDLADVAASFQEAIVDVQVDKTLAAARDQALETLVMAGGVAANSRLREAMGDACERAGVRLLIPSIPLCTDNGAMVAASGANLLAAGTTASLDLAVDPSLPLAG from the coding sequence GTGATCGTGCTCGGCATCGAGACCTCCTGCGACGAGACCGCCGTCGGGATCGTCGAGGACCGCCTCACGTTGCGTTCGAACGTCATCGCCTCGCAGATCGAGCTGCACGCGCCCTACGGCGGTGTGGTCCCCGAGGTCGCGGCTCGGGCCCACCTCGAGCAGTTGCTGCCGACCATCGACCACGCGCTGGTGGAGGCCGGCGTCCGCCTGTCGGACGTCGACGCCATCGCCGTCACCCACGGTCCGGGACTGATCGGTGCGCTGCTGGTCGGCGTGTCGGCGGCCAAGGGTCTCGCCCTGGCGCACGATCTGCCGCTCCTCGGCGTCAACCACCTGCGCGCCCACGTCGAGGTGGCCCAGCTCGAGCACGGTGAACTCGAACCGCCGCTGGCTGCGCTGGTGGTGTCCGGGGGCCACACCTCGATCGTCGCGATGGACGCGGACGGGCGGTTCCGGCAGCTCGGCGGGACCATCGACGACGCGGCCGGCGAGGCCTTCGACAAGATCGCCCGCTTCATCGGGCTCGGCTACCCCGGTGGCCCCGAGATCGACCGCCTGGCCCGGGACGGCGATCCGACCGCGTTCCGCTTCCCCCGGGCGATGGCCGGCAGCGGCGACTACGACGTGTCGCTGTCGGGCCTCAAGACCGCGGTCATCCGCGAGCTGCGACGGCTCGAGGCGGCGGGGATCGAACCCGACCTCGCCGACGTCGCGGCGTCCTTCCAGGAGGCGATCGTCGACGTCCAGGTCGACAAGACCCTCGCTGCGGCCCGTGACCAGGCCCTCGAGACGCTGGTCATGGCCGGGGGCGTGGCGGCCAACTCCCGGTTGCGCGAAGCCATGGGCGACGCGTGCGAACGCGCCGGCGTCCGGTTGCTGATCCCGTCGATCCCGCTGTGCACCGACAACGGCGCGATGGTCGCGGCGTCCGGAGCCAACCTGCTCGCCGCCGGCACCACGGCCTCGCTGGACCTGGCGGTGGACCCCAGCCTCCCGCTCGCCGGATGA
- the rimI gene encoding ribosomal protein S18-alanine N-acetyltransferase has translation MIAGDVAHVRLATTDDLGALLAVERAAFTRPWTEASFRDELARTDRVWLVVETAGEVVGVGGVADLAGDAHVLSVAVAVDHRRRGHGRTLVAALLSEAAARLGSRRATLEVRESNVAARALYRRLGFTEAGVRPGYYQDDGEGAVVLWCDPLEEGRS, from the coding sequence TTGATCGCCGGTGACGTCGCGCACGTGCGGCTCGCCACGACCGACGACCTCGGGGCCCTGCTCGCGGTCGAACGAGCGGCGTTCACACGACCCTGGACCGAGGCGAGCTTCCGCGACGAGCTCGCCCGGACGGACCGGGTCTGGCTCGTGGTCGAGACCGCCGGGGAGGTGGTCGGCGTCGGTGGGGTCGCCGACCTCGCCGGGGACGCCCACGTGCTGTCGGTCGCGGTCGCCGTTGACCACCGTCGACGCGGGCACGGGCGCACGCTGGTGGCCGCCCTGCTGTCCGAAGCGGCGGCGCGGCTCGGCAGCCGGCGGGCGACGCTCGAGGTCCGCGAGTCCAACGTGGCGGCACGGGCCCTCTACCGTCGCCTCGGCTTCACCGAGGCGGGCGTGCGGCCGGGCTACTACCAGGATGACGGTGAGGGGGCGGTCGTACTCTGGTGCGATCCGCTCGAGGAGGGACGGTCGTGA
- the tsaB gene encoding tRNA (adenosine(37)-N6)-threonylcarbamoyltransferase complex dimerization subunit type 1 TsaB encodes MRVLAIEASTSRSSVAIVDGEQVLASASLGIPRRHGEFLAPALRFCLDHAGLELDRIGGVAVGTGPGLYTGLRVGIATAQTLAAARELPTVGVSGLDVLAFRARHTRRLLCAAIDARRGEIFWALYRPSPGGVQLVGEVRLTSAEALAIELEGLGEPCLVVGDASLSYREPLARVADVAAPSWPDAADLAELAHPRFVREETVRPDQLRPLYLRHPDAAIGWQARGRLRGGEAPG; translated from the coding sequence ATGCGCGTCCTGGCCATCGAGGCGTCGACGTCGCGGTCCTCGGTCGCGATCGTCGACGGGGAGCAGGTGCTCGCCTCGGCCTCGCTCGGGATACCGCGGCGACACGGCGAGTTCCTGGCACCCGCGTTGCGCTTCTGCCTCGACCACGCGGGCCTCGAGCTGGACCGCATCGGTGGCGTCGCGGTCGGGACCGGTCCGGGCCTGTACACGGGCCTGCGGGTCGGGATCGCTACCGCGCAGACCCTCGCGGCGGCCCGGGAACTGCCGACCGTCGGGGTCAGCGGCCTCGACGTGCTCGCCTTCCGCGCCCGTCACACCCGCCGGCTGCTGTGCGCGGCCATCGACGCCCGCCGCGGCGAGATCTTCTGGGCGCTGTACCGCCCCTCCCCGGGCGGGGTGCAGCTGGTCGGCGAGGTGCGCCTGACCTCGGCCGAGGCCCTGGCGATCGAACTCGAGGGGCTCGGCGAGCCCTGCCTGGTGGTCGGCGATGCCAGCCTGTCCTACCGCGAGCCCCTGGCCCGGGTCGCCGACGTCGCCGCCCCGAGCTGGCCGGACGCCGCCGACCTCGCCGAGCTCGCCCACCCGCGGTTCGTCCGGGAGGAGACCGTCCGGCCCGATCAGCTGCGTCCGCTGTACCTGCGCCACCCGGACGCGGCCATCGGTTGGCAGGCCCGTGGTCGGCTCCGCGGCGGCGAGGCGCCGGGTTGA
- the tsaE gene encoding tRNA (adenosine(37)-N6)-threonylcarbamoyltransferase complex ATPase subunit type 1 TsaE, with protein sequence MEVPELHLRTDDPDATRAVASVVARYLEAGDVVALTGELGAGKTCFVQGAAAGLGVEAQVTSPTFVLVRNYRGRLPVVHCDVYRLDRLGDVLELGDEVLAPDVVTFVEWGDAVASLLPPDHLEVELTSTEVGNPDGQRSDQPPARRIVVRLRGRTATRREALADALVTWREEA encoded by the coding sequence GTGGAGGTCCCCGAGCTGCACCTTCGCACCGACGATCCCGACGCGACACGTGCGGTCGCGTCGGTGGTCGCCCGCTACCTCGAAGCGGGTGACGTCGTCGCGCTGACCGGTGAGCTGGGCGCCGGGAAGACCTGCTTCGTCCAGGGCGCCGCGGCGGGCCTCGGTGTGGAGGCGCAGGTCACCTCACCCACCTTCGTCCTGGTGCGCAACTACCGCGGCCGGCTCCCGGTGGTCCACTGCGACGTCTACCGCCTCGACCGGCTCGGCGACGTGCTCGAGCTCGGTGACGAGGTGCTCGCCCCGGACGTGGTGACCTTCGTGGAGTGGGGGGACGCGGTGGCCTCCCTGCTGCCGCCCGATCACCTCGAGGTGGAGCTGACGTCGACGGAGGTTGGCAACCCGGATGGCCAGAGGTCCGACCAGCCCCCGGCGCGGCGCATCGTCGTCCGCCTGCGCGGACGTACCGCCACGCGCCGCGAGGCGCTCGCGGACGCGCTGGTGACCTGGCGGGAGGAGGCCTGA
- a CDS encoding uracil-DNA glycosylase: MTTFQPRTGAELTAHLPPLRSLRELERRIESCRACALHEDRTRPVVSEGPIDADLMVVGAVPRRHEDLQGRPFAGAAGNVLDNALADAGLLRDQVHMTSVVRCRPGDDRPPTPEQIATCLPHLHAQVALVQPRVIVALGATASAVLLGRPVPLERVAGYRLDVLQGITLVPTYHPTDVVRGVPSAAVAIRRDLQVAKAVLDGRLPTGAQTLEDLRSRRGTDVPAAAAR; this comes from the coding sequence GTGACGACGTTCCAGCCGCGCACAGGCGCGGAACTGACTGCTCATCTGCCGCCCCTGCGCTCGCTGCGCGAGCTGGAGCGACGCATCGAATCCTGCCGGGCGTGCGCCCTGCACGAGGACCGCACTCGCCCCGTCGTCAGCGAGGGGCCGATCGACGCCGACCTGATGGTCGTCGGGGCGGTGCCGCGGCGGCACGAGGACCTCCAGGGACGGCCGTTCGCCGGGGCTGCTGGCAACGTCCTCGACAACGCGCTGGCGGATGCCGGGCTGCTGCGTGACCAGGTCCACATGACGTCGGTGGTCCGCTGCCGCCCGGGCGACGACCGCCCCCCGACCCCCGAGCAGATCGCGACCTGTCTGCCGCACCTGCACGCGCAGGTCGCGCTGGTGCAGCCCCGGGTCATCGTGGCGCTCGGTGCGACGGCCAGCGCCGTGCTGCTCGGTCGCCCGGTCCCCCTCGAGCGCGTCGCCGGCTACCGTCTCGACGTCCTCCAGGGCATCACCCTGGTCCCGACCTACCACCCCACCGACGTGGTGCGTGGCGTGCCTTCCGCGGCCGTCGCGATACGCCGCGACCTGCAGGTGGCCAAGGCCGTGCTCGACGGGCGCCTCCCCACGGGAGCGCAGACGCTGGAGGACCTGCGGTCGCGTCGTGGTACCGACGTCCCGGCGGCCGCCGCCCGGTAG
- a CDS encoding HTTM domain-containing protein — MIDGLRTRIASDRERSVAAWDRFWFAPRSVAPLAFLRVALGVVIALWGLSLLPDARAFLGPEGVLPEVPEVRARVGLLQFWRTDLAATVVVAGLIPAGLAVAIGWRTRAATIIAYLLLLSVARRDPWMLNSGDALLRHATLFLAFTPAGSVLSVDRWRRDRTRFWEVPHAAPWGLRFLQIQITTVYLFSVFEKLRGDKWTSGTALADAWRITDLARVGVPLPIYDSMVLTNVMTLSTLVIELALAVLLWNRRARVYVVVAGVLLHLGIELTMAVGFFSTVAVTLYLSFTAEDTAERWLAAIRARLAVSRLPGMHRLAATGGAPTPVAGPRSDAAIG, encoded by the coding sequence GTGATCGACGGCCTGCGTACCCGCATCGCCTCGGACCGCGAGCGCAGCGTCGCGGCGTGGGACCGGTTCTGGTTCGCCCCGCGGTCGGTCGCGCCGCTCGCCTTCCTGCGTGTCGCGCTCGGGGTGGTCATCGCGCTGTGGGGGCTCTCGCTGCTCCCGGATGCCCGGGCGTTCCTCGGTCCCGAAGGAGTCCTGCCCGAGGTGCCGGAGGTCCGGGCGCGGGTCGGCCTCCTGCAGTTCTGGCGGACCGACCTCGCCGCCACGGTGGTGGTCGCCGGTCTGATCCCGGCCGGTCTCGCGGTCGCGATCGGGTGGCGGACCCGCGCCGCCACCATCATCGCCTACCTGCTGCTGCTGTCGGTGGCGCGCCGCGATCCGTGGATGCTCAACTCGGGCGACGCCCTCCTGCGCCACGCCACCCTGTTCCTCGCCTTCACCCCGGCCGGATCGGTCCTGTCGGTGGACCGCTGGCGCCGCGACCGGACCCGGTTCTGGGAGGTGCCGCACGCGGCCCCCTGGGGCCTGCGCTTCCTCCAGATCCAGATCACCACGGTCTACCTGTTCAGCGTCTTCGAGAAGCTGCGAGGCGACAAGTGGACCAGCGGGACCGCGCTGGCCGACGCGTGGCGGATCACCGACCTGGCCCGCGTCGGGGTCCCGCTGCCGATCTACGACTCGATGGTGCTGACCAACGTCATGACCCTGTCGACGCTCGTCATCGAGCTGGCGCTGGCGGTGCTGCTGTGGAACCGCCGCGCCCGGGTGTACGTGGTGGTCGCCGGCGTCCTGCTCCACCTCGGGATCGAGCTCACGATGGCCGTCGGCTTCTTCTCGACGGTCGCCGTCACCCTCTACCTGAGCTTCACCGCCGAGGACACTGCGGAACGGTGGCTCGCGGCGATCCGAGCCCGTCTGGCGGTCTCACGCCTCCCGGGGATGCACCGCCTGGCGGCCACCGGGGGCGCGCCGACGCCGGTGGCCGGTCCGCGCTCGGATGCCGCGATCGGCTGA
- a CDS encoding RNA polymerase sigma factor, giving the protein MTTGAEPPIDDDPSVDGSWGPSELPDIALVARASELGDESAFTMLLDRHADRLHAVALRIVGSPEDAEDVVQEASLRIWRGLAGFRGDARFSTWSHRIVTNVALDHLRRPPAATATDRPARVDHLDPARHSIGREAVGQLWEAVASLPPAQRTCFLLSEVAGMAHDEIARELAITVSAVKNRLYRARTVLAAVIEDPDSGHT; this is encoded by the coding sequence GTGACCACGGGGGCCGAGCCGCCCATCGACGACGACCCATCCGTCGATGGGTCATGGGGGCCATCCGAGCTCCCCGACATCGCGCTCGTCGCACGGGCCAGCGAGCTCGGCGACGAGAGCGCCTTCACCATGCTGCTCGACCGGCACGCGGACCGGCTCCACGCCGTCGCGCTCCGGATCGTCGGGTCCCCGGAGGACGCCGAGGACGTGGTCCAGGAGGCGTCACTGCGCATCTGGCGGGGTCTGGCCGGCTTCCGCGGTGATGCCCGGTTCTCGACCTGGAGCCACCGCATCGTCACCAACGTGGCGCTCGACCACCTCCGGCGCCCGCCCGCCGCCACCGCCACCGACCGACCAGCGCGCGTCGACCACCTCGACCCGGCACGTCACAGCATCGGCCGGGAGGCGGTGGGCCAGCTGTGGGAGGCCGTCGCCTCGCTCCCACCTGCGCAGCGGACCTGCTTCCTGCTCAGCGAGGTCGCCGGGATGGCACACGACGAGATCGCCCGCGAACTCGCGATCACCGTCAGCGCCGTCAAGAACCGCCTGTACCGTGCTCGGACGGTGCTCGCAGCCGTGATCGAGGACCCGGACAGCGGTCACACCTGA
- a CDS encoding P1 family peptidase produces the protein MALGVDGVRVGTWTAPSGGSGCTVVLPPAGTLGAVAVRGSAPGTREAAALGVHGKLTVCHGVVLAGGSAFGLAAADGVVRWLEAAGVGYPVAGAHVPIVGAAIVLDRAVLDPPSRPDADAGAAACGAASADDPPEGGFGVGAGCTIAKVGGLDRGWRGGQGIAVHRGGGVTVGALVANNAVGELVGEDGTWLARARIDDDAPRFPFVPPPGVAPAAPGGGGPTRAAPDGGPTSNTVIGVIVTDARLDKRDAHRVADLGHSGVARAVRPAHTEADGDALFCLATGQVEASLDLVAHLAAEAVAEAVRRGPLTAVGRDGLPGLADGV, from the coding sequence ATGGCGCTCGGAGTCGACGGCGTGCGCGTCGGGACCTGGACGGCCCCGTCGGGAGGTTCGGGGTGCACGGTGGTGCTCCCCCCGGCGGGCACCCTCGGCGCGGTGGCGGTCCGGGGATCGGCACCCGGTACCCGCGAGGCAGCAGCGCTCGGGGTGCACGGCAAGCTGACGGTCTGCCACGGTGTGGTGCTCGCCGGGGGGTCGGCGTTCGGACTGGCTGCGGCTGACGGCGTCGTGCGGTGGCTCGAGGCCGCGGGCGTCGGCTACCCCGTCGCAGGCGCCCACGTGCCGATCGTCGGAGCAGCGATCGTGCTCGACCGTGCCGTCCTGGACCCGCCGTCACGCCCCGACGCGGATGCCGGTGCCGCTGCGTGCGGTGCGGCCAGTGCCGACGATCCGCCGGAGGGCGGGTTCGGTGTGGGTGCTGGCTGCACCATCGCGAAGGTGGGTGGCCTCGATCGTGGCTGGCGTGGCGGCCAGGGGATCGCCGTACATCGCGGTGGCGGTGTGACCGTGGGGGCGTTGGTGGCCAACAACGCCGTCGGCGAACTGGTGGGCGAGGACGGGACCTGGCTGGCGCGGGCGCGGATCGACGACGACGCGCCGCGGTTCCCCTTCGTGCCGCCGCCGGGCGTGGCCCCTGCTGCACCGGGCGGGGGAGGGCCGACACGAGCAGCGCCCGACGGCGGGCCGACGAGCAACACGGTCATCGGCGTCATCGTCACCGACGCACGGCTCGACAAGCGGGACGCGCACCGGGTGGCGGACCTCGGTCACTCCGGTGTCGCGCGCGCCGTCCGGCCCGCTCACACCGAGGCGGACGGCGACGCACTGTTCTGCCTGGCCACGGGCCAGGTCGAGGCGTCGCTGGACCTCGTCGCGCACCTGGCTGCGGAGGCGGTCGCCGAGGCGGTCCGCCGCGGTCCCCTGACTGCGGTCGGGCGGGACGGTCTGCCGGGGCTGGCCGACGGCGTCTGA